Sequence from the Symbiopectobacterium purcellii genome:
GCTGGTACGCATCGGCACCGCCATTTTCGGTGCGCGTGACTATCCTCAGCATGTATAGGCCTCAGCATGGAAAGCCTATACATGGATAATTCTCGCCATGGATAATCCCCTTCGGGGCTGAACGCTGCTACTGGCCGGTTGACGAACACGAGAGAACATAACGATGCAACACCGCAAGCTCACCTTTATTGGTGCAGGAAACATGGCACAGGCCATCATTGCAGGGCTGGTTAACGGCGGTTATCCTGCCGATCGTATCCGCGTCTGCGCACCAAGCGCCACACGACGGGATGCGCTGGCACAGCGCTATGGCGTTATCAGCAGCGACGATAACCTCGCGGGTGCGCAGGACGCTGATGTCGTGGTGCTGGCGGTGAAACCGCAGTTGATGGCAAGCGTATGCGAGCCGTTACGCGGCCTGCTGAACGTACCGGGCAAGCTGGTGCTGTCTATTGCCGCTGGCGTCAGCGTAGCGCGTTTTCAAGCACTGTTAGGGGAGCCGCTAACGCTGGTGCGCATTATGCCCAACACCCCGTCGTTGGTGGGCAAAGGCATGAGCGGCCTTTACGCCCCCGCTAACGTATCAGCGGAAGATCGGGCCTTTAGCGCCGAACTGATGCAGAGCGTGGGTAAAGTATGCTGGGTTGAGCAAGAGAGCGGCATCAACGGCGTTATCGCCGCCGCAGGCAGTGCACCGGCCTACTTTTTCCTGTTTATGGAAGCGATGCAGCAAGAAGCCATTCGCCAGGGATTCACACCGGACAGTGCACGTCAGTTGGTGCAGCAGGCCGCACTCGGTGCAGCCGCACTGGTAGAAGCCAGTCCCGATACGCCGCTTGCAACGCTGCGTGAGAATGTGACGTCCAAAGGCGGCACCACCGCAGAGGCGCTGCGCGTGTTTAACGAACACCAACTGACACAAACCGTCGCCGATGCCATGCAGGCTGCCGTGCATCGCGCGCAGGAAATGGAAAAACTGTTTTAACGCACCGTTATTCTCCCTATAGCTGATAAGGAATTGATGTTTCTATGCTAACCCTGACGTTTCTGGTCAAGACACTGGTCGACCTGTATGTAATGGTGCTGCTGTTACGCATTTGGATGCAATGGTCACGCAGTGACTTTTATAACCCACTGTCGCAATTCGTGGTGAAAATCACGCAGCCTATCGTCAGGCCGCTGCGCCGTATTCTGCCCGCACTCGGCCCCATCGATAGCGCATCGCTGCTGTTGGCGTTTCTGCTTACCACGTTGAAATACCCGCTGCTGATGCTGATTCAGGTAGGCGCTTTCGCGATAAGCCCGGTGAACTTGCTGGTGGGGTTGTTGGCACTGTTAAAATCCGCAGGCTATCTGGTGTTCTGGGTGGTGATCATCCGAGCGCTGATGAGTTGGGTGAGCCAGGGACGCAGCCCAGTGGACTACCTGCTGTTCCAACTCACCGAGCCGTTTATGGCGCCGATTCGCCGTATTATTCCAGCCATGGGCGGCATCGATTTCTCCGCCATGGCGGTAATTTTGATCCTGTATCTCTTGAACTACCTCGGCATGGACTTGTTCCCGGAATTTTGGTTCCTGCTGTGAGTGCCATAGCACTGCTGCCCGACGGGTTGGTCATTCGGCTCTATATTCAGCCGAAGGCCAGCCGTGACCAGATAGTCGGCCTGCACGGTGATGAGCTGAAAGTCGCCATCACCGCGCCGCCGGTCGATGGCCAGGCCAACGCGCATTTGGTCAAATTCCTTGCCAAGCAGTTCCGGGTGGCAAAAGGCGCGGTGAACATTGAAAAAGGCGAGCTGGGCCGCCATAAACAGATTAGAATTGTTAATCCGCAGCACATTCCTACGGAAATCGCCGCATTGATCTCGCAGTAACCCACCGCAGGGAACTGCGCATCGCAACAGATAACGCCCCGCCATTCCCGACGATGGCATTAACAGAATGCAGGACACACGCATGGATACCACGAGGCAAAACGTCGTTTTAGCCACCGGCAACCCCGGAAAAGTTCGCGAACTCGCCGATCTGCTGGCAGATTTTGGCATGAATATCGTCGCACAAACCGAACTGGGCGTTGATTCTGCCGAAGAAACCGGACTGACCTTTATCGAGAATGCACTGCTCAAAGCACGCCACGCGGCGCACATCACCGGATTACCTGCAGTGGCTGATGACTCGGGTCTGGCGGTGGATGCGTTGGGCGGCGCACCGGGCATCTACTCTGCGCGCTACGCCGGGGTGGATGCCAGCGATCAAGCCAATCTGGACAAACTGCTTGATGCCATCAAGGATGTGCCTGACGAACAGCGCGGAGCCAGCTTCCACTGCGTGCTGGTCTACTTGCGCCACGCCGATGACCCGACGCCGCTGGTCTGCCACGGCCGCTGGCAGGGCGTGCTGACGCGAGCAGCGGTTGGCGAAGGCGGCTTCGGCTATGATCCTATCTTTTACGTGCCGAGCGCAGGCAAAACCGCCGCAGAAATGACGCGCGATGAGAAAAATGCGCTATCGCACCGTGGTCAGGCACTGCGTTTGCTGCTGGATGCGTTGCGTCATGCATAAACTGCCGCCGCTCAGCCTTTACATTCACATTCCGTGGTGTGTGCAAAAGTGCCCGTACTGCGATTTTAACTCCCACGCCCTGAAAGGCGAGGTGCCGCATCAGGAATACGTGGATCACTTATTGGCCGATCTGGATGCGGATCTGCCACTGAGCGGCAACCGGGCTCTCAGTTCAATCTTTATCGGCGGCGGCACGCCAAGCCTGCTGAGCGCAGAAGGTATGCAGGCGCTGCTCGATGGCGTGCGCGCCCGCTTGCCCCTTAGCGCGAATGCCGAAATCACCATGGAAGCCAACCCCGGCACGGTAGAGGCCGATCGCTTTAGCGGCTACCAGCGCGCAGGCATTAATCGAATCTCCATTGGCGTGCAAAGTTTCAGCCCGGAAAAATTGACGCGTCTCGGACGCATTCATGGCCCAGAAGAAGCTAAGCGTGCCGCGCGTCTGGCGGCTGGACTTGGGCTGCGCAGTTTCAATCTTGACCTGATGCACGGCTTGCCGGATCAGACGCTGGAAAAAGCGCTGGACGATTTGCGCCAGGCGATTGCGCTCAATCCGCCGCATCTGTCGTGGTATCAATTGACGATTGAGCCGAATACCCTGTTCGGTTCGCGCCCACCGGTGCTGCCCGATGACGATGCGCTGTGGGATATCTTTGCGCAGGGCCATGCGTTACTCACTGCCGCAGGCTACCAGCAATATGAAACGTCCTCCTACGCCAAACCGGGCTATCAGTGTCAACACAACCTCAACTATTGGCGTTTTGGCGATTATCTGGGGATTGGGTGTGGTGCACATGGCAAAATTACACGTGATGATGGACCTATCCTGAGAACCGTAAAAACCCGCCATCCGCGCGGTTATATGCGCGGTACTTACCTGGACCAGCGCAATGAGGTGCAAGCAGAAGACCTGCCGTTCGAATTCTTTATGAACCGCTTTCGGCTGCTGGAACCCGCGCCGCGTAGCGAATTCAGTGCCTACACCGGCTTGGCAGAAAGCGCTGTGCGCCCGCAAATAGACTGGGCGTTGACGCAAGGCTATCTGACAGAAACCGAGACCCATTGGCAGGTTACCGAACACGGTAAGCTGTTTCTGAACTCCTTGCTGGAAGGGTTTCTGGCGGAATGATTGCAACCAGAAAAAGAAAAAACAGGTGAACGGTTAGACAATGCTGACCGTCACTTGTCCTCTGAATAGTAATAACGCCTGTTTTTTGATTGTTGGCAAACCTGCGAGGTGATAATTTCACGCCCCTTGACGGACTCGAAGGACATTATCAATGATAATAAAAATATATTCCCCACCTACAATGCATATCGCTCTCAGCGCGCAAAATACAAAGGATACGGCGCACAAAAAAAATCTCTCTCGGTGTATCAGTTTTACCGAAAATTCAAGCAATGACATCAAAACTAAAGCAAAAGAAATATCATTAAAATATGATCTGCTGGTCGACGATATTTTATGTGACACACCTGGTGTTCTGAAAAATCAGCGGGAACGCCTGCGCACTCTCGGACTTGCCGTCACGGCACTAGAGCAGCGCACAAAAACAGATTCGTCAAATGCGGAAAAAAAACCAATGCTTGATGTTGCTATTACCGAAAAGATAAAATATATATGCGATGCACTTCCTGTCAATAGAAAAAGAAACTTCACACACGATAATGCTTACCTGTTACGTGGAAATAATTTTATTTCTGAATTTCTTTCTTCAAAGGAAACGTCCGTCGATAAGATAAGTTATGCGCAGTTGTTGAGTATCGGGGAAGACATGAGAAAAAACTGTGCTGATCCCGCTTCCGTTGATCAAGTGGCGATAAAAAAATTCTCAACCGTTTGGGATCTGCGTACTGCGTTGGCGCAATAGTAGTGTTCAGTATTTTTATTTGACGCAAGAGTAACATTACTCGCTGAAAACAGAGGATAAGGAGGCGTTGCCAACGCCTCCTGGTTATCTTAATGGACGGCTTTTGCGCCTACACTGTCCCGCGTGAAATATTGCAACACGGCGGCCAACAATGCCGCTACCGAGCCAACAATAAAGCCCGCCAGGTAACCTTGCGCGTTGCCCCAACCACCAAAGTGGTCAATCATCCACCCGGCCAGTGGCGACGCGGGCAACGTGCCTAAAAATGTCAGCATCAGCAACAGGCCCATTGCAGAACCGGATGCTTTCGGCGCATGGTCCGCCATCATGGCGTAGTACACCGGGAATACCGCATTCAATCCCAACCCCCACATCAACAACACGACCCAAAGCATGCTGATACCGGATACGAAAATCAGCGAGAACACACACACCGCATACCAGGCTGACAGGAAAATCAACGTCTTGCGACGGCCAATATGATCGGAGATATAGCCGAAGAACAGTTGACCAAACCAGCCGGTGATATACGGCACCACGCCGATGATGGCACCAAAGGTATCCTGCTGATTCATGGTAAAGACCACATAAGGAGCCAGGAACCACAGCCCTACCGTTTGTGAAAAGTTAATCAGGCCCGCACCGATCACCGTCAGCAAAATATTGCGATTCGCCAGAACCTGCTTGGTTTCTGCCAACTGTTCTTTGAACGTCAGCACCTCTTCCGGCTCGTCAGACGGCGCAGTCAATCCATGTGCATGCGCATAGTCATTCACTTCCTGATAGCTTTTCGGCGTGGCAAACATCCATAACATCACCGCCAGCACGTAACCAATGATCGGCGTCAGCAGGAACACCAAACGCCAATTCTCGCTACCAAAGGTCGCCAAAATCCAGCTTGCCGCCAAACCGCCCAGCAATGCGCCTACCGGATACCCGGTGTGGTGCAAACCCAAGGCAAAACCACGGTGCTCTTTGCGCCAATATTCAGAACATTGCGCAATATTAGTGACTTCAGCCCCACCGGCCGCCCCCATGCCTAACACGCGCCACAGGATGAATTGCCATAAATTCAAACAGGTCGCTTTAATACCAATCAGGATCGAAAACGTGGTGAAAAACACCATATACCACACCTGACTCTTCTTCCTTTTCCAGCCACGGCCAATCTTATCGGCAATAATACCGGCAGGTAGCGCCACCAAGGCATAAGCCAGGAAAAACAGGCTAACGATATAACCCCACTCCACCCCAGTCAGATGAAACTCATTAATGATGGATGGTTGAACACGGAACATAATTTCCCGGTCATTGGCATTCATCACCCATAGCAGCCACGTGAGGAACAGCATAATCCAACTGGCACGGGCGCCCCTTGGCACTTTGAAACCAACCATATGATCCCCCTAATTTTATTATTTTAATCGCCGTGACATTTTGACTATATAGGCAATTACATTTAACGAGATAATACTTACACTCGCATAGAAAAAGCGCACAGCAAACGTGGTTTCAAATAACCCTACCGTCGCCCATGCGATTAATATGCTTATCATTAGTCCGGAAATCACCATAAAGAAGAATTCCCGTCTAATCAGGGTACTTATCGGAACATCATCAACAAAAGATGGTTTTAAAGGACGCATGACACCACCTATTTCATATAAATAAAACGCTCTCCGGGGACCATTAAATGGAACTTGTTTCCTGGATACGCTGATAGCATATAATCCACAAAATAACTGGGATTATCCGTGTTGCACGCAAACATATCGAAATGAAAAGGCAGCATCATATCCGCACCAGACTGATGATAAAGATCTGCCGCATCCCTGAAATTCATATTCGGGATAATGCCTCTTTTTTCCCGGCTGTAATCTCCCCCATTGATCGGTAATGCAATAATATCCGGCGCGAACGCCGTCACTTCGGCTTCCAATTCCGGTGTCAGCAACGTATCGCCGCAGTGGTAAAACGACAGATTATCGGTGGTGATCAGATACCCGAGATAGCGATCGTGCCCCTGCGCATTTTTTTCATAGACGCTATGGGCAGAGGCAATCGGCAGGATACGGTAATTCCCAACCTGAAACGCCACGCCGGTCAGCGCTGAATGGATATTTCCCTGAATGTTGGCATGAGTATGCCTTAATGCATCGGCATCCTCGGAGGGAATATAAAACGGCATATTCTCCCGGACGGCAGCGATGCGTTGCAGCGTTGATAAATCCATATGGTCATCGTGATGATGCGTAATCAAAATGGCATCCGCACTGGCGATATCCTCGGGTTCAACCACCGGATCAAACGCCCGCACAAATTCAGTGCCGGGTTTATTTATCTCGATAGAACGCGTCAAATACGGATCGATAACCAGTATATTATTTTCACTGTTTTTTAATACAAATCCCGCCTGACCAAGGCTCCAGATGGCCAACGTGTCAGAGGGAACTCGCGTTTGTTCTATTTCTGCACGAAGGGTAGCTCGTGCTCTTAATGTATACCGCATAGGTTTTTTCTCTGTTATGTAGGGTACCGCTATTGTGGCAAGCGATTACCACTCAGCGACGGCACCATCGGCATAACGCCACACTGGATTACGCCAATCTGGCGCGTTTTTGCTGCGCTCGATGACCAGTTCTTCATTGATTTCCACGCCAAGTCCCGGTTTATTTAACGGGTAGAAGTGGCCATCGGTCATGGTGAAATCGTCTTTGTTCACCACGTAATCTAATAATTCTGCCCCTTTGTTGTAGTGAATCCCCATGCTTTGTTCCTGGAACACCGCGTTGCGGGAGACAAAATCGAGATGCAGACAGGCAGCAAGTGCAATCGGGCCCAGTGGGCAGTGTGGTGCCAGTGCCACGTCGTAAGCTTCCGCCATGGCAGCAATCTTGAAGCACTCCGTGATCCCGCCTGCGTGCGACAGGTCGGGCTGAATAATCGCCAAACCGCCATCTGCCAGTACGCGTTTAAAGTCAAAGCGCGAGAACATCCGCTCACCGGCGGCAATAGGCAGGTGTGTTTGCGCAGCCAAACGCGGGTAATACTCCGCCTGCTCGGCCAGCACCGGCTCTTCAATGAACAGTGGGCGATACGGCTCCAGTTCTTTGATCAGGATTTTTGCCATTGGCGCATCCACGCGACCGTGGAAATCCAGGCCAAATTCAATGCTGTTACCAAAAGCCTCACGAATTTCAGCGACCACGGCGACAGTGGCATCCACTTTACGGGAATTGTCGATGATCCCCATTTCCTCACAGCCGTTGAGTTTGAAGGTATCAAAACCAATCTCGGTGAGCTTTTTAATGCCCGCAATCACTTCTGAAGGACGATCGCCCCCCACCCAGCTGTAGGCTTTGATTTTGTCACGCACCAGCCCACCCAATAACTGATAGACGGGAACGCCCAACGCTTTGCCTTTGATATCCCACAGCGCCTGATCGATACCTGCGATGGCACTCATCAGGATCGGCCCACCCCGGTAGAAACCCGCACGGTAGAGCACTTGCCAGATATCATTAATCCGCGCCGGATCTTGTCCAATCAGATAGTCAGACAACTCATGCACGGCAGCTTCAACGGTGCGCGCACGGCCTTCAATCACCGGCTCCCCCCAACCGACGATCCCTTCATCGGTTTCAATCTTGAGGAACATCCAGCGCGGCGGCAGCCGGTAGGTCGTGAGTTTGGTAATTTTCATTCAACAGCATCCTTATAGGCGTTAACAAATGCATGCGCTTGCTGCGCGGTGACCTCAACAGACTGGCCGGCCCGATAAAGATCGCTGCCTAATCCCGCCCCGGTGCAACCGGCTTGCAGGTACTCCTTCAGGTTTTCTGGCGTCACGCCACCGACCGCGAATACAGGTATCTCTTTCGGCAGCACGGCTTTCAACGCCTTGATATAGGCCGGTCCAAAGGCGGAAGAAGGGAAAATTTTCAAGGCTTGCGCCCCGGCATCAAGTGCGGTAAAGGCTTCTGTTGCGGTGGCACACCCTGGGCACACCACCATGCCATACCCCACCGCACGGCGAATCACTTCTGGAGAAATGCTGGGTGTCACCACCAACTTGCTGCCAATTTCCTGTAATTTATCGACATTTTCAGGTTGTAGCACCGTCCCCGCGCCAATCAGGGCACGATGCCCAAAATGTTCAACCGCCTGCTGAATGCTGAGATAGGGTTGCGGAGAGTTGAGCGGAATTTCCACCGCATCAAACCCGGCATCCAATAGTGCCCCAACATGTGCCACCACTTCTGGCGGCGTAATGCCACGCAGAATGGCAATCAGGGGAAGATCAGTTTTCCAACTCATTCACAATGCTCCTTATACCTGCCTGAAAAGCCCGATCGCCGTCCATTTGCTGCCAGCGTAATCCAGCTTGTTGTAATGCGAGTTCATAACGGGCCGTAAGTGCGGAAGCGCCAATCAGGGTGATGGACTCCTCTGCCGACACCGGATAGTGGCGCTGCATCTGTGCCACTTCATTGCCAATCAGCAACCCTGAGAGCCACTCGCTCACCGCGCTTTTCTCCAAGCGCCCCAGCACGTGAGCCGCGCGTGTTTCAAACAGGCAGCGAATGATGTTGTCGTCGGCAAAGCCGAGCGCTAATCCCTGCTGGAAAGCCTGCGGCGAAGGCTGCTGCTCGCAAAGACCGACACCGATCAGCGAGTGCGCCATCAACAGGTGATGCAATTCGCCGGTCATCACGGTGCGAAAATCCAGTACGCGATTGCCCTCTGCGTGAACCCATTTTGAATGGGTGCCAGGCATCAGATACAAAGAGGAAGGTACTTCGCTATAAGCACCGATCAACTGGGTTTCTTCCCCGCGCATCACATTGCAGTTATCAGTCTGTTCAATGCTCAGTCCCGGCACAATCCAGGCGGTAAAGGGTTCAGCCGCGTCGACGCGCGTCAGGCGCTTGCCGATCTCCGTCAAACGCGTCGGACAAGGCAGGTAAGGCACGGAAAGCCAGCCTGCGTTACTGCCCACCATACCCGCCATCACCACCGGCACGTTATGTTGCTGCCAGGGAGCGATAACACGCTGAAAGACCTGCTGCGGCGTTTGACCATTCAGGCGAGTCACACCCGCTTGCGATTTCTGGCTGTCAATACACACGCCATCCAGGTACAACCAGGCACGCAGGTTGGTAGATCCCCAATCAACGGCGATATAGCTTGCACTCATGTAATGTCCTTTAACCGTTTGGTCGAGCTGGCGATCATGGTGAGGGCCGCCCGCTCTGCTGCTTCAACATCCTGATGCCGGATGGCATCATACAAATTCTGGTGCTCTTGCAAGGTGCGCGGCATGTTCGCTTCATCCGGCATGTAAGTGCCTTCAAACACCGCCCGTTGCAGTGAACTGATTGCCACGCTCAATTGTTGTAAAACCGGATTGTGCACCGCCGCCAGCACCGCCTCATGGAAACGAATATCCGCTTCATTGAACGCCGCCCGGTTCTGGTGGTTGGCGATCATGTCGGTGAGCGCCGCCTCAATCACGGCCAATTCACTCGATGTTGCCCGTTCTGCCGCCCAGCGTGCGATGGTCGGCTCCACCAAATTACGCACTTCGCTCATGGCCCCAATCAGTCGGGGGTCATAGTCGCTGGCCAGCACCCATTGCAGCACATCGGTATCCAGGTAATTCCACTGGTTGCGCGGCGCAACAAACGCGCCCCGATACCGTTTCACCTCAACCAAGCGCTTGGCTGTCAGCGCCCGGAACACTTCACGGATGATGTTGCGCGACGTCTGAAATTCCTCGCACAGTTCCGCCTCAGCCGGTAACGGTGCGCCTGGCGCATACTTTCCACCGACAATCTGTTGACCAATATCGAGAATGATGCGGTCAGTCTTACTCAGGTCCTGCTGGTTCATATTCACCTCAAAGAGCCAAAACGGATGGATGCCACTGCATCTACTTTACCTGCCAGACCGTTATGCGTCGTCGAATTGCTGCACAATTCACACACCAGGCTCTCTCTTCTGGCGCTCATTGTAGTACTATAATAAAATATTGTACTACAATATGAATCACAAAACGGGCAACAAAAACAAATTAGCAACATCAATAGTCATCAAATGACACATTGACGGTAACAAGGGACATGTTAAGAGGGGGGGATATTGATCAGAGCGATAACCCTACCAGCGGGATATCGCACCAACACAGAAGGGGAGTAACTTAGCGCGGTGATTGCATATCAATGTGTGGGATGCCGTCCTCGTCGTACACCTCACTGCAAGGCGTAAAGCCGAAACCGCCGTAGAAGTGCTGCAAGTGGGCCTGTGCCGAGAGGAAAAGCGGCTTGTCAGCCCAGTGACGCGCGCAAACCACCCGCACATGCTCCATCAGCAGATGCCCCACATGCTGCCCACGCGCGCTGGGCGCAACGATAACACGCCCAATCTTCACGCTGTCTTTTATCGTCTTAGGCGCGAGCAACCGGGCGTAGGCCACCATTTTTCCTTGATGATAAGCGGCTACATGGCGATGGCTATCCACCAAATCCTGTCCATCAATATCCTGATACGGGCAGTTCTGCTCGACCACAAAGACCTGATTGCGTAACGCCAGATGTCATACAGCGCATACAGGTTCAGATCCTTGGCACTCCAGTCGTGCCAAATCAGGTTCATTTTCATTTCCTCAGCCATTACCGCCATGTCGTCTATCCTTACGCTCCACCGGTTGAATGTCGCGCACGCGCCGTCGCCACCCACAGCACCACAATACTTAAGGCAAATAATACGCCAAACCCGACGCCAATGCCGAGAACCGGAACGCCCAGTTTCACCACCAACGAGTAGAGGCCCAGCATCAGCAGCATCGCGGTATTCTCACCCAGGTTTTGTACTGCAATGGCGTTACCCGCCCCCACGCTGATACGTCCTCGCTCTTGCAGCAGCGCATTAAGCGGCACGATAAAAAAGCCGCCCAGCGCACCGATAATCACCAGCAGGCCATAGGCGCCTATCAGGTTGGTCTGCAAGGTAAAAAAGACCACCGCAACGCCAATCAGCACCCCAGCAGGTAGGCAACGGCGCACGGTGTTTAGCGTAATCAATTTGGCCGCCAGCGCCGCACCCAACACAATCCCCACCGCCACCATAGCATTGAGCAGCGTCGGTGTAGCGTTGTCCGTAATACCAAGCGCCAGTGGCACCCACAGCACCAGCAGAAAGCGCAGCGTCACGCCCGCCCCCCAAAACAGGCTGGTGCCGATCAAAGAGAGCCGGGCATCACCGTCACGCCACAGCGTGATAGCCGCAGAGAAGAAGCCTTGCGCCATGCGTTTCGGATGCCAGGAGGTGCCCGGTCGCGCCGCTTTCAAGCGTGGGATCATCAGGTTCGCCGCCAGCGCAATGCCATAGGCCAACGCACAGGCCCCCAACGCCAGATACAGGTTCCAATCAGCCAGCACGCCGCCTGCGACCGAACCAATCAAAATGGCCGCAATGGTCGACGCTTCCATTAAACCGTTGGCTTTCACCAACTGATCGCCGTGGGTGATTTCGCCAAGAATGCCGTATTTAGCCGGCGAGTATGCCGCCGCCCCGACGCCAACCAACGCATAGCCGAGGAATGGGTTGCCCCCCACGCAGATCGACAGGGCACCCAGCAGCTTCAAGGCGTTGGCGAACATCATCACTCGCCCTTTGGCAAAGCTGTCGGCCACTTGCCCAACAAAAGGGGCCAACACGATATAGGCCGCCACAAACCCCATTTGCAGCACCGGCTGGCTCCACTCGGGATAGAGCAACGATTTGATCAGTGCCAACGTGGCAAACAGCAGCGCATTATCGCCAAAGGCGGAGAAAAACTGCGCAACGATGACCGCATTCATACTGCGCGACAGCAGCGGCGGCATGGCTCCTTGCGACGAACTCACTCTGCGCCCTCCGGCTGCTCTGCCATCTGGCGCAGCGTCACGAAATCCGGTTTGCCACTGCCCAGAAGGGGCAGTGCTTTGAGCACGCGAATGTCACGCGGTACCGCCAGTTCCGGCACGCCGCTGCTGCGCGCTTGCGCCAGCAAACGCTCGCGGGTCAGCGTACTGTCGGTGGTAAACAGCACTAACGCTTCCCCTTTGCTGCTGTCGCTTTTCGCGCTGGCAGCATGCTGTTTGTCCGCTGAAACCTGCAGCGCCAACTGTTCCACGCTCTCCAGCGAGACCATCTCTCCGGCCAGCTTGGCAAAGCGCTTCACCCGGCCCACGATGGTACAAAAGCCCTGCGCGTCCACATCGACAATATCGCCAGTGTCATACCACCCTTCTTGGCGCTCACCCTCGGCATTTTCCGCCACCGGGCGCTCCAGCACGCCGGGGTTTTCTACCCTCAGGTAGCCTTTCATCACATTGGGGCCACGCAATTGCAACCGGCCGCCGCGCTCGATGCCCGGCACCGGAATCAATCGGAATTCAATCTCTGGCAACAAGCGCCCTACGGTGTGCACCTTTGCCGCCATTGGGACGTTGATCGCCACCACCGGTGCGCATTCGGTAACGCCATAGCCTTCAAGGATGCGGATACCGAATTTATCCTGCCAAACGTTACGCACATTCTCAGACAGCTTCTCCGCCCCGGCGACCACGTAGCGTAAGCGAGCAAAATCATAAGGATGTGCCACGCGCGCGTAGTGCCCCAAGAAGGTGGAGGTGCCAAACAGCACGGTACAGTTCTGATCGTAAACCAGCTCAGGAACGATACGGTAATGCAGCGGACTGGGATAAAGGAAAACCCGCGCGCCGGTCAGCAACGGGGTAAATAAACCCACGGTCAAGCCAAAGGCATGGAACAGCGGCAGCGCCGACATAAAGCGATCGCGCGGAGTAAAATCCGCCACGGTACGAATCTGCTCGACGTTCGCCAGCAGGCTGGCGTGGGAGTGCACCACACCTTTCGGGTTGCCTTCAGAACCGGAGGTAAACAGGATCATCGCCGCATCATCTGGCTGATGCGGCACCATGGCGCGCACCGGGAACAGCAGGTGGAAGAAAATCCACGCTTTGTCAGCCAGGGTTACCGTGCCCTTCAAATCTTCCAGATACACCCAGTTGGCCTCTTTCACCTGCTCCGGCAGGTGGGTCAGTTTCCCTTTTTCCAGAAACTGACGCGAAGTGACGATGGTTTTGATTTCCTCCGCCAGCATCGCGCTCTTAATGCCTTTTGCCCCCGCCGTATAGTTCAACATGGCAGGCACGCGGGCGCGCAGCGAAGCACCGAGAATGGCCGCCGCCGTCACCGTGGCATTGGGCAACAGCAGGCCGACGTGCTCTTTCTCCCG
This genomic interval carries:
- the proC gene encoding pyrroline-5-carboxylate reductase, with the protein product MQHRKLTFIGAGNMAQAIIAGLVNGGYPADRIRVCAPSATRRDALAQRYGVISSDDNLAGAQDADVVVLAVKPQLMASVCEPLRGLLNVPGKLVLSIAAGVSVARFQALLGEPLTLVRIMPNTPSLVGKGMSGLYAPANVSAEDRAFSAELMQSVGKVCWVEQESGINGVIAAAGSAPAYFFLFMEAMQQEAIRQGFTPDSARQLVQQAALGAAALVEASPDTPLATLRENVTSKGGTTAEALRVFNEHQLTQTVADAMQAAVHRAQEMEKLF
- a CDS encoding YggT family protein, with translation MLTLTFLVKTLVDLYVMVLLLRIWMQWSRSDFYNPLSQFVVKITQPIVRPLRRILPALGPIDSASLLLAFLLTTLKYPLLMLIQVGAFAISPVNLLVGLLALLKSAGYLVFWVVIIRALMSWVSQGRSPVDYLLFQLTEPFMAPIRRIIPAMGGIDFSAMAVILILYLLNYLGMDLFPEFWFLL
- the yggU gene encoding DUF167 family protein YggU; this translates as MSAIALLPDGLVIRLYIQPKASRDQIVGLHGDELKVAITAPPVDGQANAHLVKFLAKQFRVAKGAVNIEKGELGRHKQIRIVNPQHIPTEIAALISQ
- the rdgB gene encoding RdgB/HAM1 family non-canonical purine NTP pyrophosphatase → MDTTRQNVVLATGNPGKVRELADLLADFGMNIVAQTELGVDSAEETGLTFIENALLKARHAAHITGLPAVADDSGLAVDALGGAPGIYSARYAGVDASDQANLDKLLDAIKDVPDEQRGASFHCVLVYLRHADDPTPLVCHGRWQGVLTRAAVGEGGFGYDPIFYVPSAGKTAAEMTRDEKNALSHRGQALRLLLDALRHA
- the hemW gene encoding radical SAM family heme chaperone HemW, giving the protein MHKLPPLSLYIHIPWCVQKCPYCDFNSHALKGEVPHQEYVDHLLADLDADLPLSGNRALSSIFIGGGTPSLLSAEGMQALLDGVRARLPLSANAEITMEANPGTVEADRFSGYQRAGINRISIGVQSFSPEKLTRLGRIHGPEEAKRAARLAAGLGLRSFNLDLMHGLPDQTLEKALDDLRQAIALNPPHLSWYQLTIEPNTLFGSRPPVLPDDDALWDIFAQGHALLTAAGYQQYETSSYAKPGYQCQHNLNYWRFGDYLGIGCGAHGKITRDDGPILRTVKTRHPRGYMRGTYLDQRNEVQAEDLPFEFFMNRFRLLEPAPRSEFSAYTGLAESAVRPQIDWALTQGYLTETETHWQVTEHGKLFLNSLLEGFLAE
- a CDS encoding MFS transporter produces the protein MVGFKVPRGARASWIMLFLTWLLWVMNANDREIMFRVQPSIINEFHLTGVEWGYIVSLFFLAYALVALPAGIIADKIGRGWKRKKSQVWYMVFFTTFSILIGIKATCLNLWQFILWRVLGMGAAGGAEVTNIAQCSEYWRKEHRGFALGLHHTGYPVGALLGGLAASWILATFGSENWRLVFLLTPIIGYVLAVMLWMFATPKSYQEVNDYAHAHGLTAPSDEPEEVLTFKEQLAETKQVLANRNILLTVIGAGLINFSQTVGLWFLAPYVVFTMNQQDTFGAIIGVVPYITGWFGQLFFGYISDHIGRRKTLIFLSAWYAVCVFSLIFVSGISMLWVVLLMWGLGLNAVFPVYYAMMADHAPKASGSAMGLLLMLTFLGTLPASPLAGWMIDHFGGWGNAQGYLAGFIVGSVAALLAAVLQYFTRDSVGAKAVH
- a CDS encoding MBL fold metallo-hydrolase, translating into MRYTLRARATLRAEIEQTRVPSDTLAIWSLGQAGFVLKNSENNILVIDPYLTRSIEINKPGTEFVRAFDPVVEPEDIASADAILITHHHDDHMDLSTLQRIAAVRENMPFYIPSEDADALRHTHANIQGNIHSALTGVAFQVGNYRILPIASAHSVYEKNAQGHDRYLGYLITTDNLSFYHCGDTLLTPELEAEVTAFAPDIIALPINGGDYSREKRGIIPNMNFRDAADLYHQSGADMMLPFHFDMFACNTDNPSYFVDYMLSAYPGNKFHLMVPGERFIYMK